Proteins encoded together in one Paracoccus sp. SMMA_5_TC window:
- the gltB gene encoding glutamate synthase large subunit — MSWEQQEQARRDWMAEHSLYRAEDEHSSCGVGLVVSLDGKASRKVVESGINALKAIWHRGAVDADGKTGDGAGIHVQIPVPFFYDQVRRTGHEPDQDKLIAVGQCFLPRTNFAQQELCRTIVESEVLRMGHYIYGWRHVPVNTAVLGEKANATRPEIEQILIRCEKAIDEEQFERELYIIRRRIEKAAIAAQIAGLYLCTLSCRSIIYKGMMLAEQVAEFYPDLKDERFASAFAIYHQRYSTNTFPQWWLAQPFRMLAHNGEINTLKGNTNWMKSHEIRMASRAFGDMAEDIKPIIPGGSSDSAALDAVFEVMVRSGRSAPMTKTMLVPEAWSKATTDMPKPWADMYAYCNAVMEPWDGPAALAMTDGRWVCGGLDRNGLRPLRYVVTGDNLLIAGSEAGMVPIDEGNVREKGALGPGQMIAVDMAEGRLYHDREIKDHLAAAQPFGEWLEKVVQLSEMMKELPEPVTFTGEELRRRQIAAGYTVEEIETMLAPMAEDGKEALASMGDDTPPAVLSGQYRPMSHFFRQNFSQVTNPPIDSLRESRVMSLKTRFGNLKNVLDESSAQTEILVLESPFVANGEFAAMMRMFGDAVTQIDCTFAQDAGPEAMGEALARIRAEAEDAVRSGAGHLVLSDERQGPERIGLPMILATSAIHSWLTRKGLRTFCSLNVRSAECIDPHYFAVLIGCGATTVNPYLAQDTIADRIARGLLGGSLVENMRNYREAIDSGLLKIMAKMGISVLSSYRGGLNFEAVGLSRAMVAEYFPGMQSRISGIGLHGLQAKLKDIHRKGFHESSADLLPIGGFYKARRSGEKHAWEANTMRLLQLACEKASYDVWKQFTATMRANPPIHLRDLLDIKPLGKPVPLEEVESITSIRKRFVTPGMSLGALSPEAHMTLNIAMNRIGAKSDSGEGGEDPAHSAPLPNGDNPCAKIKQVASGRFGVTAEYLNACEELEIKVAQGAKPGEGGQLPGMKVTDLIARLRHSTKGVTLISPPPHHDIYSIEDLAQLIYDLKQINPRAKITVKLVASSGVGTIAAGVAKAKADIILISGHNGGTGASPATSIKFAGLPWEMGLTEAHQVLAMNRLRDRVTLRTDGGLRTGRDIVMAAMMGAEEYGIGTAALIAMGCIMVRQCQSNTCPVGVCTQDEKLRAMFNGSADKVVNLITFYATEVREILASIGARSMDEIIGRADLLTQVSRGDKSLDDLDLNPLLITVDGSEKIVYDRSKPRNAVPDTLDAEIIRDASRFFSDGEKMQLSYAVRNTQRTVGTRTSSMIVQTFGMRNKLQPDHLTVRLTGSAGQSLGAFAAPGLKIEVSGDANDYVGKGLSGGTIVVRPPMASPLVASENTIIGNTVLYGATAGYLFAAGRAGERFAVRNSGAKVVIEGCGSNGCEYMTGGVAVILGRIGANFGAGMTGGMAYLYDIDGVARDYVNAETLILCPVTQPHWEAELKGLIERHQKETGSRRASDILQNWEQEVQRFIQVCPREMLPHLKHPIADIQEVAAVPAE; from the coding sequence ATGAGCTGGGAACAGCAGGAACAGGCCCGCCGCGACTGGATGGCGGAACATTCGCTGTACCGTGCCGAGGACGAACATTCGTCCTGCGGCGTCGGGCTGGTGGTCAGCCTGGACGGCAAGGCCAGCCGCAAGGTGGTGGAAAGCGGCATCAATGCGCTGAAGGCGATCTGGCATCGCGGCGCGGTGGATGCGGATGGCAAGACCGGCGACGGTGCCGGCATCCATGTGCAGATCCCGGTGCCGTTCTTTTACGATCAGGTGCGGCGCACCGGGCACGAACCAGATCAGGACAAGCTGATCGCCGTCGGCCAGTGCTTTCTGCCGCGCACCAACTTTGCCCAGCAGGAACTGTGCCGGACCATCGTGGAATCCGAGGTTCTGCGCATGGGGCATTACATCTATGGCTGGCGCCATGTCCCGGTGAACACCGCGGTTCTGGGCGAAAAGGCCAATGCCACCCGCCCCGAGATCGAACAGATCCTGATCCGCTGTGAAAAGGCCATCGACGAAGAACAGTTCGAGCGCGAACTCTACATCATCCGCCGCCGCATCGAAAAGGCGGCCATCGCCGCGCAGATCGCGGGGCTATACCTGTGCACGCTGTCCTGCCGCAGCATCATCTACAAGGGCATGATGCTGGCCGAACAGGTGGCCGAATTCTATCCCGATCTCAAGGACGAACGCTTTGCCTCGGCCTTTGCGATCTATCACCAGCGCTATTCCACAAATACCTTCCCGCAGTGGTGGCTGGCCCAGCCCTTCCGCATGCTGGCGCATAACGGTGAAATCAATACGCTCAAGGGCAACACCAACTGGATGAAAAGCCACGAGATCCGCATGGCCAGCCGCGCCTTTGGCGACATGGCCGAGGATATCAAGCCGATCATCCCCGGCGGCTCGTCCGATTCCGCAGCGCTGGACGCGGTGTTCGAGGTGATGGTGCGTTCGGGCCGTTCCGCGCCGATGACCAAGACCATGCTGGTGCCCGAGGCCTGGTCCAAGGCCACCACCGACATGCCCAAGCCCTGGGCCGACATGTATGCCTATTGCAATGCGGTGATGGAGCCCTGGGACGGCCCGGCGGCCCTGGCGATGACCGACGGGCGCTGGGTCTGCGGCGGGCTGGACCGCAACGGGCTGCGGCCGTTGCGCTATGTCGTGACCGGCGACAACCTGCTGATCGCCGGTTCCGAAGCCGGCATGGTGCCGATCGACGAAGGCAATGTGCGCGAAAAGGGCGCGCTAGGTCCGGGGCAGATGATCGCCGTCGACATGGCCGAGGGCCGGCTTTACCACGACCGCGAGATCAAGGATCACCTGGCCGCAGCCCAGCCCTTTGGCGAGTGGCTGGAAAAGGTGGTGCAGCTGTCCGAGATGATGAAGGAACTGCCCGAACCGGTCACCTTCACCGGCGAGGAACTGCGCCGCCGCCAGATCGCGGCCGGCTACACGGTCGAGGAAATCGAGACCATGCTGGCCCCCATGGCCGAGGATGGCAAGGAGGCACTGGCCTCGATGGGCGATGACACCCCGCCGGCGGTGCTGTCGGGTCAGTATCGGCCGATGTCGCATTTCTTCCGCCAGAACTTCAGCCAGGTCACCAACCCGCCCATCGACAGCCTGCGGGAATCGCGGGTGATGAGCCTCAAGACCCGTTTCGGTAACCTCAAGAACGTTCTGGACGAATCTTCGGCGCAAACCGAAATCCTTGTGCTGGAATCGCCCTTTGTCGCCAATGGCGAATTCGCCGCCATGATGCGCATGTTCGGTGATGCGGTGACGCAGATCGACTGCACCTTCGCCCAGGATGCCGGGCCCGAGGCCATGGGCGAGGCGCTGGCCCGCATCCGCGCCGAGGCCGAGGATGCCGTGCGTTCCGGCGCCGGCCATCTGGTGCTCAGCGACGAGCGCCAGGGGCCGGAGCGCATCGGATTGCCGATGATCCTGGCCACCAGCGCCATCCACAGCTGGCTGACCCGCAAGGGGCTGCGCACCTTCTGTTCGCTGAACGTGCGCTCGGCCGAATGCATCGATCCGCATTACTTCGCGGTGCTGATCGGCTGCGGCGCAACGACGGTGAACCCCTATCTTGCCCAGGATACCATCGCCGACCGCATCGCCCGCGGCCTGCTGGGCGGCAGTCTGGTAGAAAACATGCGCAACTATCGCGAGGCGATCGATTCCGGCCTGTTGAAGATCATGGCCAAGATGGGGATTTCGGTGCTGTCCTCGTATCGGGGCGGCCTGAATTTCGAGGCGGTCGGGCTGAGCCGGGCGATGGTGGCGGAATATTTCCCCGGCATGCAGTCGCGCATTTCCGGCATAGGCCTGCACGGCTTGCAGGCCAAGCTGAAGGACATCCACCGCAAGGGCTTCCACGAATCCAGCGCCGACCTGCTGCCGATCGGCGGCTTCTACAAGGCGCGGCGGTCGGGCGAAAAGCACGCCTGGGAAGCCAATACCATGCGGCTGCTGCAACTCGCCTGCGAAAAGGCGTCCTATGACGTGTGGAAGCAGTTCACCGCCACCATGCGGGCCAATCCGCCGATTCATCTGCGCGACCTGCTGGACATCAAGCCCCTGGGCAAGCCCGTGCCGCTGGAAGAGGTGGAAAGCATCACCTCGATCCGCAAGCGTTTCGTGACCCCGGGGATGAGCCTTGGCGCGCTGTCGCCCGAGGCGCACATGACGCTGAACATCGCCATGAACCGCATCGGCGCCAAGTCGGACAGCGGCGAAGGCGGCGAGGATCCGGCCCATTCGGCGCCGCTGCCGAATGGCGACAACCCCTGCGCCAAGATCAAGCAGGTGGCCAGCGGCCGTTTCGGCGTCACCGCCGAATATCTGAACGCCTGCGAAGAGCTGGAAATCAAGGTCGCCCAAGGCGCCAAGCCCGGCGAGGGCGGCCAGCTGCCCGGCATGAAGGTCACCGACCTGATCGCGCGGCTGCGCCATTCGACCAAGGGCGTCACGCTGATCTCGCCGCCGCCGCATCACGACATCTATTCGATCGAGGATCTGGCGCAGCTGATCTATGATCTCAAGCAGATCAATCCGCGCGCCAAGATCACGGTGAAGCTGGTAGCCTCCAGCGGCGTCGGCACCATCGCGGCGGGCGTCGCCAAGGCCAAGGCGGACATCATCCTGATTTCCGGCCACAACGGCGGCACCGGCGCCTCGCCGGCGACCTCGATCAAGTTCGCGGGCCTGCCCTGGGAAATGGGCCTGACCGAGGCGCATCAGGTGCTGGCGATGAACCGCCTGCGCGACCGGGTGACGCTGCGCACCGACGGTGGCTTGCGCACCGGGCGCGATATCGTGATGGCGGCAATGATGGGGGCCGAGGAATACGGCATCGGCACCGCGGCGCTGATCGCCATGGGCTGCATCATGGTGCGCCAGTGCCAGTCGAACACCTGCCCGGTCGGTGTCTGCACCCAGGACGAAAAGCTGCGGGCGATGTTCAACGGCTCTGCCGACAAGGTGGTCAACCTGATCACTTTCTACGCGACCGAGGTGCGCGAGATTCTGGCAAGCATCGGCGCCCGTTCGATGGACGAGATCATCGGCCGCGCCGATCTGCTGACCCAGGTCAGCCGTGGCGACAAGTCGCTGGACGATCTGGACCTGAACCCGCTGCTGATCACCGTCGATGGTTCGGAAAAGATCGTCTATGACCGGTCCAAACCGCGCAATGCGGTGCCCGACACGCTGGATGCCGAAATCATCCGCGACGCCAGCCGATTCTTCTCGGACGGGGAAAAGATGCAGCTGAGCTATGCGGTCAGGAACACCCAGCGCACCGTGGGCACGCGCACCAGTTCGATGATCGTGCAGACCTTTGGCATGCGCAACAAGTTGCAGCCCGATCACCTGACCGTGCGGTTGACCGGCAGCGCCGGGCAGTCGCTGGGCGCCTTTGCCGCACCGGGGCTGAAGATCGAGGTCTCGGGTGATGCCAATGATTATGTGGGCAAGGGCCTGTCCGGGGGCACCATCGTCGTGCGCCCGCCCATGGCCAGCCCGCTGGTTGCGTCCGAAAACACCATCATCGGCAACACCGTGCTTTACGGTGCCACTGCCGGATACCTGTTCGCGGCCGGCCGCGCCGGGGAACGCTTTGCCGTGCGCAATTCCGGCGCCAAGGTGGTGATCGAAGGCTGCGGCAGCAATGGTTGCGAATACATGACCGGCGGGGTTGCCGTGATCCTGGGCCGTATCGGCGCCAATTTCGGCGCGGGCATGACCGGGGGCATGGCTTACCTTTACGACATCGATGGCGTTGCCCGCGACTATGTGAATGCCGAAACCCTGATCCTGTGCCCGGTCACCCAGCCGCACTGGGAAGCCGAGCTGAAGGGGCTGATCGAGCGTCATCAGAAGGAAACCGGCTCGCGCCGGGCCAGCGATATCCTGCAGAACTGGGAACAGGAAGTGCAGCGGTTCATCCAGGTCTGCCCCCGCGAGATGTTGCCGCACCTGAAACATCCGATTGCCGACATTCAGGAAGTGGCCGCGGTTCCTGCGGAATAG